The following DNA comes from Acidicapsa ligni.
GAGCCATGTAGCCGAGATAGACATAGGGAAACCAGACAGCCGCTCCATCCGGAACCGGATACACACTGCCTACACCTGCTCCGATCATCACCAGTATCGTGATCCAGCTTACGATAACGACGAGATGCGAATGTTGTCCCAGCGCTTTATGCGCGAAGGGCAGCGCGACTGCAACCAATGCGTACGCGGTCAGAAAACCGAAGACTGAAATAGATCCGAGCCAACCGTACATGTCTGTACCGGCTACACCGCGCAAGGCCAACCCCAAAGTGACTGCAAGCATAACAATGGATGTTAGGACGACGCCTGCGCCGGGTGTTCCGAACTTCTTATGTGTGCGGCCAAAGATATCGGGAATCAATCCACTGTGCGACATGCGCAGCAGTACGCGCGATGCTGCGGTGGTACATGCGAGAACGCAGGCAAACATGCTGACAAACGCGCCGATATCAATTGCTGTTCCAAGCGGCGAAACACCGGCCTTGCGTGCGAGCACATGCAGGGGGCTTGCTGAGTCGCTCAATTTTCCAGTCTCGCCGTGAAAGCCGAGCACTTCAGAATACGAACACAGGATGAGAAATATACCCGCCAGGATTGCGCATTGAATAACTACGCGCGGGATGGTTTTGAGTGGATCGCGCGCTTCTTCGCCCAGGGTGGTAGCACTCTCAAAACCGACGAAGCTGAAGATTGCGAGTACCACTGCCGGGCCGAGCGATGAGATGGTAACTCCTTTGAGCCGTAACTGGTCCAGGTCAAAGCGAACACCGTAGTGGCTAAGCAGCAGAATCAGCACGATTGCTATTAGGCTTACGGAGATAACTTCAATCCAGAGCATCATCTCTGCGGATAACTTCACGTCGCGATATGCGATTGCTCCTGTTCCTAAACATACAAAGGCCAGAGTTACAAATGCAGGAGGAACCGATGAGAAAAATTGCGTCATGAGCAGGTTACCGTAATATAAAGCGCCGCCTGCTACTGAGGCGCCAGTGGCTACATACGCTATCAGGAGCGCCCATGCGGCAACTGCTCCAAGCGATGGGCTCAGTGTGTCGGCGGTGTAGGCATAGAGCGATCCAGGGGAGGACGAGAGTCGCGCGAATCTGCTGACACAAAATCCGACCAGTAACATCGCCACTGTCGCCAGTAAGTAGACGAACCATGTGCCATTCCCGGCCAGCGCAAATACGAGTGGAATAGTCAGGGAAGGAGATGTCGAGGGCGCCATGGCAGATACGGATTGCGCTAAAGTTTCAAGTGGCGAAAGCACGCCTTTATGTAGCCCATAGCCTTTGTCTATACGGTTAACACCGTCTGCGTGATACACGTCTGCTGCTGTGCCTGTCTTCGCCACGCACTCTCCTGATTTAAAAGAATCGTCTGGATGCCTTAGTCTGCAGCTTTCCCTGTCAGGGGTCAAGCTCAAAGATCAACACTTGAAGATCAGCGCTCAATTACTGCTTCGATATAGCCATGCGGTTCGTCGATGGGCACAAAGACCTGGTTTGGATTGTTCTGACCGAAGCGACTTAGATCTACCAGAAGACAGTGCAGGTTCGGCATGGTCAGGGTAACGCGCGCTATCTCGGGAATAGCCTCAATCAAGTCTTTACCCATGTCGTAGAGAGTGTGCTGCACGCTAAGACTGTCGTGCTCGGCAAAGGTCTGGATGAGCGTTTCCAATGCGCGTGATCGACTTAGTTCATAACTGGCGGGCGGAGCGTCGTACTCCCAAGCGATGGTGGCTCGTGTTCCCAGGATACGATCTGTACTTTCGGGCAGTGTTGTCAGTTTGTCTTTGATGTATCCGGTAAATGCGGATTTGGTTGTCTTGAGAATCATGAGGCCATCTACGCCGGAAGTCACTTTTGGTTTTTCGCCGCGTAGCTGCTCGATCTTCGCTGTTTGCAATTCCGGGCCCGTCATCGTATACGTTGTGGCATGAGGCAGACCATTGATCAAGGCCTGCTTCCAGCTCTTTTCTTCGATCTCTACAGAGGCTTTCGTTACCTGAGAATTGTTGAGCAGGAGATAGTGGACGAGCTCGATGGCGAACTCCTCCAATGTTGCGGCTTGTGACTCGCGCGCCAGCCAGTAGACGGTATTCTTCATGGTGTCTGTCGGGAGAATCCTGCTGTTGTCTCCATCGGTGAAGGCGCTTTCGAAGTCTCCATGCAGCAGCACTTGCACGCTCCACTCCTTCATCGCGTGATGAGTCTCATGACGTACAACCTTCATGACGCGGACACGTGATTTTCCGTAGCGATTCTCGCCTAGATGAGCCATCGAATCTCCTAACTGCCTCGATAGGTTGTATAGCTGTTATCGCTCAACAGGAGCGGCAAATGATAGTGAGGCTGCCCGTCGATAAGGAAGGTGATGGATATCTCCGGGTAGATACTGCGACGGCCCTGAGTTTCGAAGTATTCGCCTATCAGAAAAGTCAGGCGATATACGCCGTCGCTGGCATCGGGGCACAGATCGCGGCAGCGGCCATCGGAGTCTGTTGCGCCTTCGCGGGCTGCAATCCAACCCGTGGGTGTTTGCTTTTCAAGACGCAAAGGAATGCCTGCGCCGGGTTTGCCTAGAACGGCATCGAGTATGTGCGTTGTGATGGCGCTCATGGTTGTAACCACTTTCTCAGGCGGATTTGCGTAATCTGCCGCTGCTGTTCCGCCGCTTCGCGCAGCTCTGCCTGGCGAGCGCCGGGGAGACGCCGGTTCAGAATTGCGAGCATCTCGTCGGCGCTTTTGCTCGAGGCGCATACGATGTATGTGAAGCCAAAACGCTCTTCGTAGCGCTGGTTTCCGGCGGCAAGCTCTTCAAGCACGCCTGATTGCGCTGTATTCACAGAGGATTGCTCCTGTTGCGACCAATGACTCGACTGGGCTGAAGCGTGAGGCGTTTTTCGATGGCCGATGCGTGGATGGGCGAGGAATGCTTCCATCCAATCCGTTTCCTCCATCTCGGCCCATACCTGGTCGGCTGCGGAATACAGGGCTTCTTCGTCGGCAAAAGGGCGGAGTGCGACGAGTTGCGCGGCCCACCGGTTTGCCGCGCAGCAACTCAGTAGATCGCCGGTCGCTTCTTGTGCGGATTTGCGGTTCCAGGCTGCAAGAATTGCGATCATGCTGCGGTCTCCCTGCTGCTTGATTCGCTGCTCGGACATGGCAGTTGGGCTTTGGATTAGGCGTTAGCATACACGGGCTGAGCGGTGGTTTCAAAGATATGTGTCGGGTTGCGGCTTGGTTCCTCCACGGATTCATTCTCAATACGTCTAACGTGAGGGTATTCTTTTGAAGAAGATGCGCGTTCAAATTCTCCCCTTCGGCGTTTTGAAAGACCTGCTTGGCCCCGCTTCCCGTGAGTTGACTCCAGGGGCGTCGGTAGCGGACCTGCTCGCTATTCTCGGGGTGGAGTTGCGTTCGCAGCCCCGTGCCGCCCAATTGCTTAGCCGAATTGCGGTGAGCGTGAATGCGGAGTATGCCAATGCCGGGCAGATTTTGAACGAAGGCGACGTGGTGGGCCTGCTGCCGCCGGTCTCGGGCGGGGCTGAAAGCGGTGCTGCACATGCTCCTGCGGTGATCACTTATCTCACCCACGAGGTTATCCGGACGCAGGAACTCACGACCGCGGCCGCGCAGGGAAGCGATGGCGCTGTGGTGACTTTCGACGGAATCGTGCGGGATAATACGCGTGGCCGCCAGGTGCTTTCACTGAATTACGAGGCTTATGAGGAGATGGCTTCGAGGCAGATGGCCGAGCTTGCCGCGCAGGCGATCGAGCGTTTTGGAGTGCGGCACGTCACGCTTGTGCATCGTCTCGGGCATCTGGAGATCGGCGAGAGCAGCGTACTGATTGTGGCTGCCGCGGCACATCGCGGGGCTGCCTTCGATGCCTGCCGATGGCTGATTGACACGCTCAAGAAGACGGTGCCGATCTGGAAAAAAGAGACGTTTGTCGATGGGGTTGTGTGGGCGGATGGCGAGCCGTTTCCCGATGAGCTTATGGCTCGAACCGGCGATGCGGCGGAGGCGGCGCAATGAGGCGCGTGACGCATCGTTTTCTATGTGCCAGCTTATTTGTGGATATCGGGGCGAGCCTGGTCCTATGGGCAGGCGTGCCGTTGCTGGCGCAGACGCCTGCGCCGGTAGATAATGCGCAGACTGCTGCGGATGCTCCGATGACGGTTCTGCACATGAACGTCAAGCTGGTGAATGTTTTTACCAATGTTACGGATGGGACCGGGGCGATTGTCGGGGGGCTGACCAAGGATGATTTTTCACTGAAGGAAGATGGTCGTGCGCAGCGGATCGCTGTTTTTGAGCGCCAGTCGGAGCTGCCGCTTAATCTGGTGCTGGCCATCGACACCAGTGGCAGTGTGCGCAAGGATCTGCCATTGGAGCAGGATGCCGCGCGACGGTTTGTCCATGTGCTGCTGCGTGGGCAGGATCAGATCAGCCTGCTGGAGTTTTCTACAGAGGTGCGCCAGGTTGTTGCCTTTACTAACCAGGCGAATCGCATCGATCGTGGCCTTTCAAGCCTGCGCGGAGGTCCGGCTACCGCTTTGTATGACGCGATTTATCTGGCTTCGCAGAGTCTCGCTCCCAGGCAGGGACGCAAAGTGCTTGTACTGGTGACCGATGGCGGCGATACGGCCAATACTGTCACCTATGCGCAGGCGCTTGAGCAGGCTTTGCGCGGCGAAGTGATGGTTTACAGCATTATCGATGTGCCCATTGAGGCGAGCGCCGGACGCGATACAGGCGGCGAACATGCCCTGATTACGCTTGCGGAGCAGACGGGCGGCAGGTATTTTTACGCCAGCGACGGGGGATTGGATAAGGCTTTCAACCAGGTTTCAGATGATCTGCGAACGCAGTATCTGCTGGCGTACTATCCGACGCACCAGCAGCCGGGCATGAACTTTCACCATATACAGGTCACGGTTCCGCGCGCTACTGCTGAATCGTTCAATATTCGCTATCGCACGGGCTATTATTCTGATCCGGGTGCTCAGTAGTAATTTTGTCTTTCTGGTTTGGAGTGGGAGAAGCAGATTCCCTTCGGGAATGACAGCCAGAAAGGCAACGGCAGCGGCTGAGAGCAGGAATAAAATTCTGAGCGCGGTGCAAAATTCAGAACTTGATGCAAAATTCAGAACTTCGATACTGTATGGAAACTGATCCAGTAATAATTTTGATTGCTATAAGCTAAATCTGTTATAGAACAACTATCCTTTCCCCGGCTGCGTCCCACTACAATAAAGGCTTATGAATCCTTCACCCTCCCATTTGCGCCGTTCGAGAACGCCCCCGCCGGGCGATACCGGACAAGAGGCGCTTTATCTCCGTTCCTTGAGCGATCGCCAGGTGAGCGTCAGCGTGCAACTACGCGATGGCGAAACCATCCAGGGCTGGATTGAATATTTCGATGATGGCATGATTCGAATCACGCGCGACGGGCACCCTAATCTCTTTATCTATAAACATCAGGTACGAACAATCACAGAAGTCACACGCAGGCCAGCCCGTAAGGATGCTGCCTCGAAGGGCAAAGCATGAGCAGCGAGACGCAGACACAGAAAAATCTGGTGGGCGAAAACGCACAATTTACCTGGATTCCCAAGGCGTCTGAACTTGCTTTAGAGGCCGGGGCGAAGCTGCGGGATTTCTTTGCCCAGGGAGTCAAAACAGAATATAAAGGCGACGTGGATCTGGTCACCGTCGCTGACCGCACGGTGGAAGCGTACCTGCGCGAGGCACTGCTGCTGGCTTTTCCTGATCACGGAGTCTATGGCGAAGAGGGAACGCGCGACCGGCTTGATTCGGAGTTTCGCTGGTACATTGATCCGCTCGACGGAACGACCAATTTTGCGCATGGTTTTCCGCACTTCTGCGTGTCGATGGGCCTTGAACACCGGCCGGCCGGCATTGCCGACGAGCATGATGGACCGATCGTTGCAGCGTTGATTTACGACCCCATGCTCGATGAACTTTTTGTCGCTGAGCGGGGCAAGGGCGCGTTTCTGAACGGTAAACCCATGCACGTTTCGCCTGTGCCGGTGCTGGGCGAGTCGCTGGTTGCAACTGGATTTCCAAGCCGCAAACGGCACGATAATCCGAACATTCACTTCTACCATGAGCTCACGCTTCGTTCGCATGGAGTGCGTCGCGCGGGCTCTGCTGCATTGGATCTCGCCTATGTCGCCTGCGGACGGCTGGAAGCTTTCTGGGAGTTCAATCTGAACCCCTGGGATACTGCTGCCGGTTTTCTGCTGGTGGAGGAAGCTGGTGGAATGGTCACCGGTTTCGATGGGGCTTATCGCCGCCTCGACAGCAACGAAGTACTGGCGTCGAATCAGCGAATTCACCAGGAATTGCTTGGCTTTTTCGCGGATCTCTTCGCTGGACGAAACCTCGCTCCGCTGCCGTCGCCAATGGACTATGCAGCCCGCCGCGCGGCGCTTGCTGCATCGGAGGCGACCGCAGGTTAACTTCGTATACGCGGTTTGTTTGCTGCCTTTCAGACCGTGATATGAGCACCCTCTACACTGCCAATCGCTCACCCTCTTGTGCTACTATGAGCGAGCAGAAACACCTTTGCGGAGAACTCACTTATGGCATACGTCATTGCAGAACCCTGTATCGGCACCAAGGACACCGCCTGTGTAGACGCGTGTCCCGTCGATTGTATCCACCCCAAAAAGGACGAAGGCGATCACGGTCCAGCCGATCAGCTCTTCATCGATCCAGTCGAGTGCATTGATTGCGGCGCCTGCGTACCGGCCTGCCCGGTATCGGCTATTTTCGCCCAGGACGACCTGCCGGAGAAGTGGGCTCACTTCACCGAGAAGAATGCCGAGCATTTCGGTCGGTAATTTTTCGCAGCAGAAACAGAAAGCTCGAAACGCGCATCCCGTTAGCTCGGGGTGCGCGTTTATATTTTGTGCGTAAGCCAACCGGGCGGTATGACTGCCGCGCATATTAGGCCAGCGTCATCCCCGCGGATTTCGCAGCCTGCTTCCCGGGCTGAGCAGGTAGCAAGATAATCCGCAAAGTAATGCGAAGATAGAAGTTGAATGACCTTGCTCGCCTCAGATGCCGTGGTGCTGCGTACCTGGCCGGTGAATGAATCGGATCTGATCGTCAGTTTTTTTACCCGTGACTACGGCAAGGTCAAAGGTGTTGCCAAGGCTGCCCTCAAGAGCCGCAAACGCTTTGGCGGCGCGTTGGAACCGATGACCCAGGCGCGCGCTTTTTTTGCTGAACGGCCTCGCCAGGAGCTTGTCCGCCTGGACCAGCTTGAGTTGCAGCGGTCGCCGCTCTCCATGCCGGTCGATTACACGAGGGCGGCCGTGCTCAGTTTTTATGCCGAGGTGCTGGAAGAGGCTCTGCCCGAGCACGATCCGCAGGAGACGGTCTTTCGCTTGCTGCTGGCGGTGCTTGAGCAGACATCCGTCGAGCAGCCGTGGATGCCGTTGACCTATTTTTCCCTCTGGATGACGCGCCTTATGGGCTGGCTGCCCGATCTTACCGCCTGCACGCTTTGCGGGGAGCGTTTCGTGGCGGGCGAGGCCAGCTTTCATCCGGGGGCGGATGGCTTGTTCTGCCCGTTGCACAGGCAGGGCAGCGGAGGGTTGCTTGTCGCGGATTCGTGGCTGCTGGCGCAGCGTATTCTGCGCACGCCGATCACCGCATTTGGAGAAGAACCGTGGCCGCGACGGAGAGCCCAGGACCTGCGCCGTTTCACGCTGCAGTCGCTCGAACGCCATCTCGAACGGCGGCTCCGGTCGGCAGAGGCAATCAGTCGAATCTAGCCGAATCGGGATAGATTGAGGCAAATTTGGAAAATAAACGTATGAGGTCGATGCGCGGATGGCTGGTTCGGGCCGGTGCCGTTAGAATTGGATAAGCTTTTTAGCCTGAGAGAGTCCTCTTGTCTTCTGTCCAAAGTATTGAAAGCACTCCTGCAGCCCTTGCGCAGACCCCACTGACGTTTCAGGAACTGCTGTTTCGTTTGCAGTCCTTCTGGGCCGCGCGTGGTTGCGTGCTCCAGCAGCCGTATGACGTTGAGGTAGGCGCGGGCACCATGTCGCCGGAAACATTTCTGCGCGTGCTCGGCCCCAAGCCGTACCGGGTGGGCTATGCGCAGCCTTCGCGCCGTCCTGCGGATGGTCGCTATGGAGAAAATCCCAATCGGCTGTTCAAGCACACGCAATTTCAGTTGATTTTGAAACCGCCACCGGCCAATGTGCAGGAGCTTTACCTGGAGTCGCTGGCGGCTATCGGAATCGATCTGAGCCGCCACGATCTCAAGTTTGAAGAAGACAACTGGGAGTGGCCGGCAGGTGGTGCATGGGGCGTTGGCTGGCAGGTGATGCTGGACGGGCTGGAGATTACGCAGTTCACCTACTTCCAGCAGTGCGGTGGGTTGGATCTCGATCCGATCACGGCTGAACTGACCTATGGCCTGGAGCGCATCGCCGCCTTTTTGCAGGATGTGGACTCGATCTACGACATCGTATGGGCGCGCGATCCGGAGACTGGCACGGCCGTTACGTATGGTGAAGTTCGCCTGGCGGAGGAGCTGCAGTTCTCTGTCTACAACTTTGAGTTCGCCGAAGTAGACAAGCTCTGGACGCACTTTAACCTCTACGAAGCCGAAGCGAAATCGCTGCTGGAGCAGGCCAACGCACTGCTGCAACAGGAAGACGCGGATGCCGATACGAAGCGTCGTTTCCCGCTGCTGGCGACTTACGAGCTGGCGCTGAAGTGTTCGCATCTCTTCAATCTGCTGGATGCTCGTGGCGCGATCTCAGTGACCGAGCGTGTCGGCGTGATTGCGCGCATTCGCACGTTGGCAGTCGGAGTGGCCAAGGCATACGCAGCGCAGCAGGCAAGCCTCAATTAAAGCCAAAGAACAGGCGTCAGGAAAGTAATTCGAGATGGCAGACTTTTTGTTTGAGATTGGGCTGGAAGAGGTTCCAGCCCGCATGATTGCCGCCGCTGAGGCTGAGTTGAGCCGCCGCGTCGAGCAGCTTCTTGTCCGTGAGCGGCTGCTTGCTGAGACGTATTCGGTGCAGAGCTTTTCTACGCCGCGCCGCCTGGCTGTGCTTGTCTCCGGCGTGCTGGCAGGGCAGGCAGATATCGAAGAGCAGCTCACCGGCCCATCGTGGAAGGTTGCGTTCAATAACGATGCGCCTACTCCGGCTGCGATTGCTTTTGCCAAAAAAGCAGGCGTCGAGATTTCAGCGCTCGAAAAAGTTACAACACCCAAGGGCGAGTATGTTGGCGCGACCGTAAGGCGCGCTGGCCGTCAGACTGCGGAGCTGCTGGCTGCTTCGCTTCCTGCAGAACTTACCAGCATTTACTGGCCCAAGAACATGTACTGGAGGCTCAACAAGCCAGAGCGTTTTGTGCGCCCGGTGCGGTGGCTGGTTGCACTGCTCGACGATGCGATTGTGCCCGTTGAATTTGGCGGAATCGCCGCAGGCAACAGCAGCCGCGGTCATCGCGTGCTGCATGGCGACGCTCCGGTGTTGATCGCCAGGCCAGCCGATTATCTTGAGACGCTGCACGCCGTCTATGTGAACGCAGATGTGGCAGCGCGGCGGCACACGATTCGCAAAGCGCTCGATCATGTCACACGAACGGTTCCCGGTGCGCGTTGGCGTGAGGATGAGGCGTTGATCGAGAGCGTCGTTCATCTCACGGAATGGCCTACGGTTTTGCTGGGCAGTTTTGAGCCTGAGTATCTCTCGCTGCCGGAGGAAGTTCTGGTTACGGTGATGCGTGACCATCAAAAGTATTTCGCTGTCGAAGATGCGGACGGCATGCTGGCTCCTCACTTCCTCACGGTGCTGAATACGCAGGTGGATGAGCAGGGTCGTGCGACGATTCGCCATGGCAATGAGCGCGTGCTGCGTTCGCGCTTTAAAGACGCGCAGTTCTTCTGGGAGGCCGATCAGAAGACGTTGCTCACGGAGCGCGTGGAGATGTTGAAGGCCGTTACTTTTCAGAAAGAATTAGGAAGCTATTTCTGGAAGACGGAAGGCAATCTCCGCATCGCCGAACAGCTTGCGGCCAATGTGCAGGCCAAGGGCAAGGTGCTGGATAAGGTTGCCCTGTTGCAGGCTGCCTTGCTGGCAAAGACCGATCTCACTGCTGAGCTGGTCAAGGAATTCACTGAGCTGCAGGGCATCGTCGGCGGTCTTTATGCGAAGGCGCAAGGGCTGGGGGATGCTGTCGCAGCCGCTATTTACGCACAGTACACGCCTGCTTCGATTGAAGACGATATTCCGGAGACCATCGAAGGGCAGTTGCTCGGCATCGCGGATCGTATTCACACGATCTCCGCCATGTTTGGTATTGGCAACGCGCCTACCGGGTCGAGAGATCCTTTTGCGCTGCGCCGCAATGCCAACGCCATCATCAAGATTCTTGCCGAGTCGGAGCTGCCGCTCACGCTGGCTGAAGTCGTCTCCATCTCGGGAGCGGAATCGGATGCGGTTCCCAGCTTTCTCGCCGAGCGGCTTAGCTTCTATCTCAAGGATGTTCGCGGCTTTGCGTATGACGTGGTGAGCGCGGTTCTGGCTGTTGGGGCAGACGATGTTCGCGATGCCATTGCGCGCGCGGAGGCATTAACTGCCGTGCGTGGTTCCGAAGATTTTGTCGCTATCTCCGCAGCCTTCAAACGCATCAAAAACATTCTGCGCCAGGCTGCCGAAAAGGACGAGCCACTGGCTCTGAATACTGCGTTTAGTGCTGCCTTGATCGAGGCCGAGGAGCGCGATTTGTATGCGGCCTCATCAAAACTTGCGGCCATCGTTTCAGAGCTTCGCGAAGAGGGAAACTATGCGGCGGCGCTTGCGGCAATCGCCATGCTGCGGCCTGCTGTGGATGCCTTCTTCGACAAGGTGATGGTTATGTCTCCTGAGCCGGATGTGCGCGCTGCACGGCTTGCGCTGATTCAATCTGTTCTGGATGGTTTTTCAGGCATTGCCGATTTCAGCGAGATCGTCACGGCCTGATTTGAAACTGCAGACACGACCGCAGGCAGAACGGGCCATTATGAACCCGGAGAAGTCTCATCGCTAACGGAATCTATTGAGACATCTCCGGATTCAACGGAAGAATGAACGGGGAAACGAATCCCGCACACCTGTTTGCGCGTCTAAAATTAATAGAATGTCCGATGCTTTTTCACTCAGTCTTTGGTACCCGCAATTCCGCTTTGCCTCCCTTGGCGAAAAGCTGGAGCTGGTGCTACGCCAATTCGCCTCGCATGGCGGTGAACCAGGAGTTTTCTCCGCAACTGCATGGCCTGTGAACTGGCGGGAAGCCGCTGCTTTCCAGGAGATTTATGGCCTTGGGGAGCATGGCGCGCGAATCGAATACGCGATAGAGGAAGCAATGGAGCTTCTTCATGCCGATTACGCTTACGAATTTCAGATTGGCTGGACGCTTTGGGAGCCGGATCTGAACGGCGGCCTGCATCCGAATTGGGTGCGTACTCCGCGCCTGGTTCGTGTGATCGGCTATGGGCCGGAGTTTGACGAAGGCGCCTTCGAGCAGGAGGGCCATATTCGCATCGACTTCGGAACGGACGCGCCGTTCCTGCAGGAAGATGTGGAGCTGACCCCGGAAGCGATTCGCTGCATTGAAGAAAACGTGCGCCAGCTTATCGATCTGACCAATGCCGTCGAAAAGGAATCTGAAGCCTCTGCCCGTCTAATCTGGTCGGAGTTGGGCGAAAGCCTTGCAGCGCGCCTGGTTGCACGTCTAAATCTAAACCGACTGCAATAATCGGAATGTCTTGAAGATCAACCGAGCCGTCCTGATGACCGAGCAATGTCCAGCCAGTGAAAGAAGTCAGCAGGCGGCGCGGCCATGCCCGCGAATCGCCTTATGAATGAGCCGACAAAGCTGCAACGCTCCACGCCGTGGTTTACGATCGAGCGCCTGCGGACGCTGGTGATCATTGGCGGCGTCTTGTTGATTGCGGCGATAGCGCTCTTTCTGGCAGCGGGGCAATGGAAGCGGCGGTTTCTCAGCAAGGACCTGCCCGGCAGGCTTGGAATCGACATCTCGCAACAGGCCGACGGCGTCAATTACACGCAAACGCGCAAGGGCAAGACACTGTTCAAAATCCACGCGGCCCGCGCTGTGCAAATGAAGAAAGACGGCAAGACGTTGCTTCATGACGTCAAGATCGATCTCTACGGTGAAGACGGCAATCGCGCGGATACGATCTCAGGCAGCGAATTTGAGTATGACCCGACGGCAGGCATAGCGCATGCCATTGGTGCGGTCGAGATTGAGTT
Coding sequences within:
- a CDS encoding 4Fe-4S dicluster domain-containing protein, which translates into the protein MAYVIAEPCIGTKDTACVDACPVDCIHPKKDEGDHGPADQLFIDPVECIDCGACVPACPVSAIFAQDDLPEKWAHFTEKNAEHFGR
- the uraD gene encoding 2-oxo-4-hydroxy-4-carboxy-5-ureidoimidazoline decarboxylase produces the protein MIAILAAWNRKSAQEATGDLLSCCAANRWAAQLVALRPFADEEALYSAADQVWAEMEETDWMEAFLAHPRIGHRKTPHASAQSSHWSQQEQSSVNTAQSGVLEELAAGNQRYEERFGFTYIVCASSKSADEMLAILNRRLPGARQAELREAAEQQRQITQIRLRKWLQP
- a CDS encoding inositol monophosphatase family protein, translating into MSSETQTQKNLVGENAQFTWIPKASELALEAGAKLRDFFAQGVKTEYKGDVDLVTVADRTVEAYLREALLLAFPDHGVYGEEGTRDRLDSEFRWYIDPLDGTTNFAHGFPHFCVSMGLEHRPAGIADEHDGPIVAALIYDPMLDELFVAERGKGAFLNGKPMHVSPVPVLGESLVATGFPSRKRHDNPNIHFYHELTLRSHGVRRAGSAALDLAYVACGRLEAFWEFNLNPWDTAAGFLLVEEAGGMVTGFDGAYRRLDSNEVLASNQRIHQELLGFFADLFAGRNLAPLPSPMDYAARRAALAASEATAG
- a CDS encoding glycine--tRNA ligase subunit alpha; translated protein: MSSVQSIESTPAALAQTPLTFQELLFRLQSFWAARGCVLQQPYDVEVGAGTMSPETFLRVLGPKPYRVGYAQPSRRPADGRYGENPNRLFKHTQFQLILKPPPANVQELYLESLAAIGIDLSRHDLKFEEDNWEWPAGGAWGVGWQVMLDGLEITQFTYFQQCGGLDLDPITAELTYGLERIAAFLQDVDSIYDIVWARDPETGTAVTYGEVRLAEELQFSVYNFEFAEVDKLWTHFNLYEAEAKSLLEQANALLQQEDADADTKRRFPLLATYELALKCSHLFNLLDARGAISVTERVGVIARIRTLAVGVAKAYAAQQASLN
- the uraH gene encoding hydroxyisourate hydrolase, which produces MSAITTHILDAVLGKPGAGIPLRLEKQTPTGWIAAREGATDSDGRCRDLCPDASDGVYRLTFLIGEYFETQGRRSIYPEISITFLIDGQPHYHLPLLLSDNSYTTYRGS
- the pucL gene encoding factor-independent urate hydroxylase produces the protein MAHLGENRYGKSRVRVMKVVRHETHHAMKEWSVQVLLHGDFESAFTDGDNSRILPTDTMKNTVYWLARESQAATLEEFAIELVHYLLLNNSQVTKASVEIEEKSWKQALINGLPHATTYTMTGPELQTAKIEQLRGEKPKVTSGVDGLMILKTTKSAFTGYIKDKLTTLPESTDRILGTRATIAWEYDAPPASYELSRSRALETLIQTFAEHDSLSVQHTLYDMGKDLIEAIPEIARVTLTMPNLHCLLVDLSRFGQNNPNQVFVPIDEPHGYIEAVIER
- the recO gene encoding DNA repair protein RecO, whose amino-acid sequence is MTLLASDAVVLRTWPVNESDLIVSFFTRDYGKVKGVAKAALKSRKRFGGALEPMTQARAFFAERPRQELVRLDQLELQRSPLSMPVDYTRAAVLSFYAEVLEEALPEHDPQETVFRLLLAVLEQTSVEQPWMPLTYFSLWMTRLMGWLPDLTACTLCGERFVAGEASFHPGADGLFCPLHRQGSGGLLVADSWLLAQRILRTPITAFGEEPWPRRRAQDLRRFTLQSLERHLERRLRSAEAISRI
- a CDS encoding RNA chaperone Hfq, whose product is MNPSPSHLRRSRTPPPGDTGQEALYLRSLSDRQVSVSVQLRDGETIQGWIEYFDDGMIRITRDGHPNLFIYKHQVRTITEVTRRPARKDAASKGKA
- a CDS encoding APC family permease: MAKTGTAADVYHADGVNRIDKGYGLHKGVLSPLETLAQSVSAMAPSTSPSLTIPLVFALAGNGTWFVYLLATVAMLLVGFCVSRFARLSSSPGSLYAYTADTLSPSLGAVAAWALLIAYVATGASVAGGALYYGNLLMTQFFSSVPPAFVTLAFVCLGTGAIAYRDVKLSAEMMLWIEVISVSLIAIVLILLLSHYGVRFDLDQLRLKGVTISSLGPAVVLAIFSFVGFESATTLGEEARDPLKTIPRVVIQCAILAGIFLILCSYSEVLGFHGETGKLSDSASPLHVLARKAGVSPLGTAIDIGAFVSMFACVLACTTAASRVLLRMSHSGLIPDIFGRTHKKFGTPGAGVVLTSIVMLAVTLGLALRGVAGTDMYGWLGSISVFGFLTAYALVAVALPFAHKALGQHSHLVVIVSWITILVMIGAGVGSVYPVPDGAAVWFPYVYLGYMALGMTLFVVRRKTIHDRHSA
- a CDS encoding VWA domain-containing protein, producing MRRVTHRFLCASLFVDIGASLVLWAGVPLLAQTPAPVDNAQTAADAPMTVLHMNVKLVNVFTNVTDGTGAIVGGLTKDDFSLKEDGRAQRIAVFERQSELPLNLVLAIDTSGSVRKDLPLEQDAARRFVHVLLRGQDQISLLEFSTEVRQVVAFTNQANRIDRGLSSLRGGPATALYDAIYLASQSLAPRQGRKVLVLVTDGGDTANTVTYAQALEQALRGEVMVYSIIDVPIEASAGRDTGGEHALITLAEQTGGRYFYASDGGLDKAFNQVSDDLRTQYLLAYYPTHQQPGMNFHHIQVTVPRATAESFNIRYRTGYYSDPGAQ
- a CDS encoding molybdenum cofactor biosynthesis protein is translated as MRVQILPFGVLKDLLGPASRELTPGASVADLLAILGVELRSQPRAAQLLSRIAVSVNAEYANAGQILNEGDVVGLLPPVSGGAESGAAHAPAVITYLTHEVIRTQELTTAAAQGSDGAVVTFDGIVRDNTRGRQVLSLNYEAYEEMASRQMAELAAQAIERFGVRHVTLVHRLGHLEIGESSVLIVAAAAHRGAAFDACRWLIDTLKKTVPIWKKETFVDGVVWADGEPFPDELMARTGDAAEAAQ